The proteins below come from a single Microbulbifer sp. Q7 genomic window:
- the tolB gene encoding Tol-Pal system beta propeller repeat protein TolB: protein MKKTVSLLLTTLLGCVLAVSAHAQLVVEIVDGNDNPTPVAVVPFDWSGSGVLAEDVSAIIAADLRRSGLIAPVPREDMLSFPKTPEQVSFRDWRMLGTEYVVTGRMQPQANGYLLSFDLVNIFGQRKVFTKQVTGGAQQLRDIAHRAADEVFEAITGIRGAFGTQMVYVQETQRGGQPSYALMLSDIDGARARQIRRFSAPVMSPSWSPNGQEVAYVSFETGRPAIFRENLRTGARQQLTNFKGLNSSPTWSPDGSKLAMVLSKDGNPEIYVLDLASGRFTRLTRHFSIDTEPNWMPDGKSLVFTSDRGGKPQIYQLTLATGQVDRLTFDGDYNARPRVSPDGKTLVMVHRSRGVFTIATMDIVSGQMRVLTETRLDESPSIAPNGAMLMYATKRGSKGILAAVSLDAGVKYSLPSQQGNVREPAWSPYFD, encoded by the coding sequence ATGAAAAAAACAGTCTCACTTCTTCTCACCACGTTACTCGGCTGTGTGCTGGCGGTTTCCGCCCACGCCCAGCTGGTGGTTGAAATTGTCGACGGTAACGATAATCCCACCCCGGTCGCGGTCGTGCCGTTTGACTGGTCCGGCAGCGGCGTCCTGGCCGAGGATGTATCGGCGATCATTGCCGCCGACCTGCGCCGCAGCGGGCTGATCGCGCCGGTGCCGCGGGAGGATATGTTGTCTTTCCCCAAGACCCCAGAGCAGGTGAGCTTTCGCGACTGGCGCATGCTGGGCACCGAGTATGTGGTCACCGGCCGTATGCAGCCCCAGGCCAATGGCTACCTGTTGAGCTTTGACCTGGTCAATATCTTCGGGCAGCGCAAGGTGTTTACCAAACAGGTCACCGGCGGCGCACAGCAGCTGCGGGATATTGCCCACCGGGCAGCGGATGAGGTGTTCGAGGCGATTACCGGTATTCGCGGGGCCTTTGGCACCCAGATGGTCTACGTGCAGGAGACCCAGCGCGGCGGGCAACCCAGCTATGCGCTGATGCTGTCGGACATCGACGGCGCGCGCGCACGTCAGATCCGTCGCTTTAGTGCACCGGTGATGTCACCGAGCTGGTCACCCAATGGTCAGGAAGTGGCTTACGTGTCTTTCGAGACAGGTCGTCCGGCGATTTTCCGCGAAAACCTGCGTACCGGCGCGCGTCAGCAGCTCACCAACTTCAAGGGGCTAAACAGCTCGCCCACCTGGTCGCCGGATGGCTCCAAGTTGGCGATGGTGCTCTCTAAAGACGGCAATCCCGAGATTTACGTGTTGGATCTGGCCAGTGGTCGCTTTACCCGATTGACCCGCCACTTCTCCATCGACACCGAACCAAACTGGATGCCCGATGGAAAATCGCTGGTTTTTACCTCGGATAGGGGAGGTAAACCACAAATTTATCAATTGACTCTTGCCACGGGTCAAGTAGACCGCTTAACCTTCGACGGCGACTACAACGCGCGTCCGCGGGTATCCCCCGATGGCAAAACACTGGTTATGGTGCATCGTAGCAGGGGGGTTTTTACGATCGCTACGATGGACATCGTATCCGGACAAATGCGTGTCCTTACGGAGACGCGCCTGGACGAATCCCCGAGTATTGCGCCCAATGGCGCGATGCTGATGTACGCCACCAAGCGGGGGAGCAAGGGTATTCTAGCTGCGGTGTCGCTGGATGCCGGGGTTAAGTACAGCCTGCCTTCTCAGCAGGGAAATGTCCGCGAGCCGGCGTGGTCGCCTTACTTTGATTGA
- a CDS encoding OmpA family protein, with protein MFKSVKTGLGLACVLAVMAGCSSTDTDDSANQMVEQTPPPVVEDTTATETVVPLDNVVYFDFDQSLLKPSTRELLIKHADRMRGATAGTVRLEGHADELGTREYNLALGERRANAVRDFLVLQGVNAANLEVISYGEERPAVEGSSESARAMNRRVVIN; from the coding sequence ATGTTCAAATCAGTTAAAACCGGCTTGGGTCTGGCTTGCGTACTGGCAGTAATGGCCGGTTGTTCCAGCACCGACACCGACGACAGCGCCAACCAGATGGTTGAGCAAACCCCTCCTCCGGTAGTGGAAGATACCACTGCTACCGAAACTGTAGTGCCGCTGGACAACGTCGTTTACTTCGACTTCGACCAGAGCCTGCTGAAGCCTTCTACGCGTGAGCTGCTGATCAAGCACGCTGACCGTATGCGCGGCGCCACTGCTGGCACCGTACGTCTGGAAGGCCACGCCGACGAGCTGGGCACCCGCGAATACAACCTGGCCCTGGGTGAGCGTCGTGCTAACGCCGTACGCGACTTCCTGGTGCTTCAGGGCGTAAACGCCGCTAACCTGGAAGTGATCAGCTACGGCGAAGAGCGTCCGGCTGTTGAAGGTTCCAGCGAAAGCGCCCGCGCCATGAACCGTCGCGTGGTAATCAACTAA
- the ybgF gene encoding tol-pal system protein YbgF, whose translation MSFLIRRIAVAAAFMAAVPCVYSQAPIVDLSSDSGRNRGVATPPPPSYPQLASRTDTSAGNLQANPQADAYYQMQVLQQEVQELRGAVEELRHEVKRLRQQRTEDYMDLDRRLSKLTGDAPATDAPASGGAGAASPAAQAQAPASGGAAAASENERDRYQSSFGLARNGDYDGASKAFKSLLDDYPNGQYAPNANYWLGEIALVQGNIEEARTWFVALLDGYPNSSKVWDGRYKLGTVYYQLGDKAKAKELLEQVAASDARASGLAKQYLKENFQ comes from the coding sequence TTGTCTTTTCTGATTAGAAGAATCGCGGTAGCCGCAGCCTTTATGGCTGCGGTTCCGTGCGTATATTCGCAGGCCCCGATTGTCGACCTGTCCAGTGACAGCGGCCGCAATCGTGGCGTTGCAACACCTCCTCCCCCCAGTTATCCGCAGCTGGCTAGCCGGACCGATACCTCGGCCGGTAACCTGCAGGCAAATCCTCAGGCTGACGCCTACTACCAGATGCAGGTTCTGCAGCAGGAAGTCCAGGAATTGCGCGGCGCGGTGGAGGAACTTCGGCACGAGGTCAAGCGGCTGCGTCAACAGCGCACCGAAGACTACATGGACCTCGACCGCCGTCTATCCAAGTTGACCGGCGATGCTCCCGCAACCGATGCCCCGGCTTCCGGTGGTGCTGGCGCGGCCAGTCCCGCTGCCCAGGCCCAGGCCCCGGCGAGTGGTGGCGCTGCCGCCGCCAGCGAAAATGAGCGCGATCGTTACCAATCCAGCTTTGGTTTGGCCCGAAACGGCGATTACGACGGTGCCAGCAAGGCCTTCAAGAGCCTGCTCGACGACTACCCCAATGGCCAGTACGCACCCAATGCCAACTATTGGCTAGGTGAGATCGCACTGGTGCAGGGGAACATTGAAGAGGCCCGCACCTGGTTTGTGGCGCTGCTGGACGGTTACCCCAATTCCAGCAAGGTGTGGGACGGTCGTTACAAGCTGGGTACCGTGTACTACCAGTTGGGCGACAAGGCCAAGGCTAAAGAACTGTTGGAGCAGGTGGCGGCCAGCGATGCCCGCGCCTCGGGGCTGGCGAAACAGTACTTGAAGGAAAACTTCCAGTAA
- the queE gene encoding 7-carboxy-7-deazaguanine synthase QueE produces the protein MTIESLRISELFYSLQGEARDSGLPTVFVRLTGCPLRCTYCDSEYAFYGGERMTLAEILQKIESYPARHVCVTGGEPLAQPNCLPLLTLLCDAGYRVSLETSGAMPVDGVDGRVSRVVDLKTPASGEQARNRMENIPLLGRHDQIKFVICDRGDYDWARFTLDQYGLVDRVGEVLFSPSYEQLAPRQLAEWILEDGLPVRMQMQLHKLLWGDVPGV, from the coding sequence ATGACTATTGAGTCGCTAAGAATCAGCGAGCTTTTTTACTCCCTGCAGGGAGAGGCGCGTGATTCCGGGCTGCCCACGGTGTTCGTCCGCCTCACTGGCTGCCCGCTGCGCTGTACCTACTGCGACTCCGAATACGCCTTTTACGGCGGCGAGCGCATGACGCTGGCGGAAATCTTGCAGAAGATCGAGAGCTACCCCGCTCGCCATGTGTGTGTGACCGGGGGTGAACCCCTGGCTCAACCCAACTGCCTACCGCTTTTAACGCTGCTGTGTGACGCGGGCTATCGGGTCTCCCTGGAGACCAGCGGCGCCATGCCGGTGGATGGGGTCGATGGGCGAGTGTCCCGTGTTGTGGACCTGAAAACACCGGCTTCCGGTGAGCAAGCGCGCAATCGCATGGAAAATATCCCGCTGCTTGGCCGCCATGATCAAATCAAGTTCGTAATCTGTGATCGAGGGGATTACGACTGGGCCCGATTTACCCTGGACCAGTACGGACTGGTCGATCGGGTCGGTGAGGTACTTTTCTCCCCCAGCTACGAGCAGCTGGCGCCCCGGCAGTTGGCCGAGTGGATACTGGAAGATGGGTTACCCGTACGCATGCAGATGCAATTGCACAAATTGCTGTGGGGTGATGTGCCCGGCGTGTGA
- the queC gene encoding 7-cyano-7-deazaguanine synthase QueC, with translation MSDKKAVVLLSGGLDSATVLAMARAEGYQCFALGFDYGQRHSAELMAAQRVAADLEALEHKVVKLDLRVIGGSALTDDSIDVPEVETSGIPVTYVPARNTVFLSIALGWAEVLGAQDIFVGVNAVDYSGYPDCRPEYIDAFEKMANLATRAGVEGHKLRIRAPLMRMSKSDIVKRGTELGVDYSLTVSCYQAQADGAACGRCDSCRLRAAGFAEAGLVDPTVYV, from the coding sequence ATGAGTGACAAAAAAGCCGTCGTTTTGCTATCTGGGGGCCTGGATTCTGCCACCGTCCTCGCCATGGCGCGGGCCGAGGGCTACCAGTGTTTTGCATTGGGCTTCGATTATGGACAGCGGCACAGTGCGGAGTTGATGGCCGCGCAGCGCGTAGCGGCAGACCTGGAAGCGCTCGAGCACAAGGTAGTGAAGCTGGACTTACGGGTCATTGGCGGCTCCGCGCTCACCGACGACAGTATCGACGTACCGGAAGTAGAGACCTCTGGTATACCGGTCACTTATGTGCCGGCCCGCAATACTGTATTTCTGTCGATCGCCCTTGGCTGGGCCGAGGTGCTGGGCGCGCAGGATATTTTTGTGGGTGTGAATGCCGTTGACTACTCTGGTTACCCGGACTGCCGGCCCGAATACATTGATGCTTTCGAGAAAATGGCGAATCTGGCCACCCGCGCTGGTGTCGAAGGTCACAAGCTGCGCATTCGCGCGCCGCTGATGCGCATGAGCAAGTCGGATATCGTCAAACGCGGCACGGAGCTGGGGGTTGACTATAGCCTTACCGTGAGCTGCTATCAGGCGCAGGCCGACGGCGCGGCCTGTGGCCGTTGCGACAGCTGTCGCCTGCGCGCTGCGGGCTTTGCCGAGGCAGGGCTGGTCGATCCAACAGTGTATGTGTGA
- the nadA gene encoding quinolinate synthase NadA — MTDSSEKIATTSAPNAIDARDFIQDHLAHPTLHQYSEEELNLWRERIKRLLKEQNAVLVAHYYTDPLIQQLAEETGGCVSDSLEMARFGAQHQADTLIVAGVKFMGETAKILTPNKRVLMPTLEATCSLDLGCPIEEFSAFCDQHPDRTVVVYANTSAAVKARADWVVTSSIALDVVDYLDSQGEKILWAPDKHLGGYVQKQTGADVLLWDGACIVHEEFKAKGVADLKALYPEALVLVHPESPAAVVELADVVGSTSQIINAAKTRPNKQFIVATDQGIFYKMQQQCPDKELIVAPTAGSGATCRSCANCPWMAMNSLENLCGVLERGDNEILVDPELGKRAMMPLQRMLDFRKPLD; from the coding sequence ATGACAGACAGCAGCGAAAAAATTGCCACCACTTCGGCACCCAATGCGATTGATGCGCGGGACTTTATTCAGGACCACCTGGCGCACCCGACGTTGCACCAATATAGCGAAGAGGAGTTGAACCTCTGGCGCGAGCGCATTAAACGCTTGTTGAAAGAGCAGAACGCCGTATTGGTCGCGCATTACTATACCGACCCGTTGATTCAGCAGCTGGCGGAAGAGACTGGTGGCTGTGTTTCTGACTCCCTGGAAATGGCGCGGTTTGGCGCGCAGCACCAGGCCGACACCCTGATCGTTGCCGGGGTGAAGTTTATGGGCGAAACGGCGAAAATCCTGACGCCCAACAAGCGCGTGTTGATGCCGACCCTGGAAGCGACCTGCTCCCTTGATCTGGGTTGCCCCATTGAAGAATTCTCCGCATTCTGCGATCAGCATCCCGATCGCACAGTGGTGGTCTATGCCAACACGTCCGCGGCGGTAAAGGCGCGTGCAGATTGGGTGGTGACATCGAGCATTGCGTTGGACGTGGTGGATTATCTGGATTCCCAGGGTGAAAAAATTCTGTGGGCACCGGACAAGCACCTCGGTGGCTACGTGCAGAAACAGACCGGTGCGGATGTGTTGTTGTGGGATGGTGCCTGCATCGTGCACGAAGAGTTTAAGGCCAAGGGGGTTGCCGACCTGAAGGCGCTTTATCCCGAGGCGCTCGTGCTGGTGCACCCGGAGTCGCCGGCGGCGGTGGTAGAGTTGGCAGATGTTGTGGGGTCTACCTCGCAGATCATCAACGCCGCGAAGACCCGCCCGAACAAGCAATTTATTGTGGCCACGGATCAGGGCATCTTTTACAAGATGCAACAGCAGTGCCCGGACAAGGAGCTGATTGTTGCTCCCACCGCTGGCTCCGGCGCTACCTGCCGCAGTTGTGCCAACTGCCCCTGGATGGCGATGAACTCTCTGGAGAATCTTTGCGGAGTTCTGGAACGAGGCGACAACGAAATCCTTGTCGACCCGGAGCTGGGCAAGCGGGCCATGATGCCCTTGCAGCGGATGCTGGACTTCCGCAAACCTCTGGACTGA
- a CDS encoding M48 family metalloprotease: protein MTEILTSFSPSWKRCWQRLRRGAAGLTAGLLLGTTPIAATAQDGHHIQLPQLGDTSSGLVSRAREKELGEMWLRMFRSQVRTSSDALLQQYVENSLKALAEYSPLEDKALDVVVVNNDTMNAFAVPGGVVGVHTGLFLFAENEDQFASVLAHELAHLSQRHYARSLEAQRNSTIPTLAGMLGALVLAATAGGDAGLAAMTATQAAALDNQLRFSRQNEQEADRVGIETLAKAGLSPQAAGEMFEQMLKATRYYRRPPEFLLTHPVTEKRIADAKLRANRMEKIPLRDSREYHLMRARIRVNAEATPQQAVKRFQAELRGINDNEDAARYGLALAQTAAGKPDTALETLQPLLDKEPDKDAFILARADVDLVRQDYNSATRRLQNAVNKNPKNHALIMGLANAHFKAGNYLAAERILKKHSRVRRTDPAVWYLLAETHGLAGDIVGVHEARAEYYILNGVFDKALQHLRHGVRLAKNDYQIHAILQQRMKDVIKMQEKAREL, encoded by the coding sequence ATGACCGAGATCCTTACATCATTCAGCCCTTCCTGGAAGCGCTGCTGGCAGCGGCTCCGCCGGGGCGCGGCGGGCCTCACCGCCGGCCTGCTACTGGGCACCACGCCGATCGCCGCCACCGCTCAGGATGGCCACCATATCCAACTACCGCAGCTGGGTGATACCAGCAGCGGACTCGTGTCGCGAGCGCGGGAGAAAGAACTGGGTGAAATGTGGCTGCGCATGTTCCGCAGCCAGGTCCGCACCTCCAGCGACGCACTGCTGCAGCAGTATGTGGAAAACTCCCTCAAGGCCCTCGCCGAATACAGTCCCCTGGAAGACAAGGCCCTCGACGTCGTGGTGGTGAATAACGACACCATGAACGCCTTCGCCGTGCCCGGTGGCGTGGTCGGCGTACACACAGGCCTGTTCCTGTTCGCAGAGAATGAAGACCAGTTCGCCTCGGTACTTGCGCACGAACTGGCGCACCTCAGCCAGCGCCACTATGCCCGCTCCCTCGAAGCCCAGCGCAACAGTACCATCCCCACCCTCGCGGGCATGCTCGGCGCCCTGGTGCTGGCCGCCACCGCCGGTGGCGATGCGGGGCTCGCGGCAATGACGGCAACCCAGGCGGCAGCATTGGACAACCAACTGCGCTTCTCCCGCCAGAATGAACAGGAGGCGGATCGGGTCGGTATCGAGACCCTGGCCAAGGCGGGCTTGAGCCCTCAGGCGGCCGGCGAAATGTTCGAACAGATGCTCAAGGCAACCCGCTATTATCGCCGCCCGCCGGAGTTCCTGCTCACGCACCCGGTGACCGAAAAGCGCATAGCAGATGCCAAGCTGCGCGCGAACCGCATGGAAAAGATCCCCCTGCGCGACAGCCGCGAATACCACTTGATGCGCGCCCGTATCCGCGTCAACGCCGAGGCCACCCCACAACAGGCGGTAAAGCGCTTCCAGGCGGAACTGCGCGGCATTAACGACAACGAGGACGCCGCCCGCTACGGCCTGGCACTGGCGCAAACCGCTGCGGGCAAACCGGACACCGCACTGGAGACCCTGCAGCCACTACTGGACAAGGAGCCCGACAAGGATGCCTTTATCCTCGCCCGGGCCGATGTAGACTTGGTGCGGCAGGACTACAACAGTGCCACCCGCCGCCTGCAGAATGCCGTAAACAAAAACCCGAAAAACCATGCGCTGATCATGGGTTTGGCAAACGCGCACTTTAAAGCCGGAAACTATCTCGCGGCGGAACGCATTCTGAAAAAACACAGCCGTGTGCGCCGCACGGATCCCGCGGTTTGGTACCTGCTGGCTGAGACCCACGGGCTGGCCGGTGATATTGTCGGTGTGCATGAAGCGCGTGCGGAGTATTACATCCTGAATGGCGTGTTCGACAAGGCACTGCAGCATCTGCGCCACGGTGTACGCCTGGCCAAGAACGACTACCAGATCCACGCGATTCTGCAGCAGCGCATGAAGGATGTGATCAAGATGCAGGAGAAGGCCAGAGAGCTCTGA
- a CDS encoding sulfurtransferase TusA family protein, with protein MTDSSFNATPSPEFDWESAYRVDARGLPCPQPLLAMRRAMKQVAPGTLVHLIATDPASERDIRSFCTLAGVPLRRVEIRGSEFHYWLQPADDAR; from the coding sequence ATGACTGACTCGTCCTTCAACGCCACACCGTCCCCGGAATTTGATTGGGAGTCTGCTTACAGGGTAGATGCCCGCGGGCTTCCCTGCCCGCAGCCTTTGCTGGCCATGCGGCGAGCCATGAAGCAGGTGGCGCCGGGGACACTTGTGCACCTGATCGCCACAGATCCCGCTTCCGAACGGGATATTCGCAGCTTTTGTACCCTCGCTGGTGTACCGTTACGGCGGGTCGAAATCCGCGGCAGCGAGTTTCACTATTGGCTGCAGCCAGCGGACGACGCGCGGTGA
- a CDS encoding AI-2E family transporter, with product MLAIIRGWINRYFSQEEVVLLVLLLLAAIIVLATLGPVLAPVLAALVIAFLMQGMVQRLQTWKAPHWLAVSIACLVLVGTIVGLLFVVMPIISRQTVRLFSELPNMMDRGQELLLLLPEQYPRLVTAQQIDEIVDTLGSELGSLGQTVLTFSLANLPVLAGVLIYLVVVPILVFFFLKDSGKLLGWCASFLPNKRPMLRQIWYEMNDQVANYVRGKVIEIAIVAVTSYAAFLLLGVNYALLLAVAVGLSVLIPYIGAAVVTIPVAAIGLFQWGWSSEFFWLMFAYGMIQLLDGNVLVPILFSEAVNLHPVAIILAVLVFGGIWGFWGVFFAIPLATLAKAILNAWPTSEHQAAWQAREVEDLPQETAE from the coding sequence ATGCTTGCGATTATTAGGGGTTGGATAAATCGCTATTTCAGCCAGGAAGAGGTGGTACTGCTGGTGCTGCTGTTGCTGGCCGCGATTATCGTGCTGGCAACGCTGGGCCCGGTTCTGGCGCCCGTGCTGGCGGCCCTGGTGATTGCCTTCCTGATGCAGGGCATGGTGCAGCGGCTGCAGACCTGGAAGGCGCCGCACTGGCTGGCGGTCAGCATTGCCTGCCTGGTTCTGGTGGGCACCATTGTTGGCTTGCTGTTCGTGGTGATGCCGATCATCTCCCGCCAGACTGTGCGCTTGTTCTCCGAACTGCCGAACATGATGGACCGTGGCCAGGAGCTGCTGCTGTTGCTGCCGGAGCAGTACCCGCGCCTGGTGACGGCACAGCAGATTGATGAAATTGTGGATACCCTGGGCAGTGAACTGGGAAGCTTGGGGCAGACGGTGCTGACATTTTCCCTGGCCAATCTACCGGTGCTGGCGGGAGTGCTGATTTACCTGGTGGTGGTTCCGATCCTGGTATTTTTCTTTCTCAAGGATTCCGGCAAGTTGTTGGGCTGGTGCGCATCCTTCCTGCCGAACAAGCGGCCCATGCTGCGCCAGATCTGGTATGAAATGAATGATCAGGTCGCCAACTATGTGCGTGGCAAGGTCATCGAGATCGCTATCGTGGCGGTCACCAGTTACGCCGCCTTCCTGCTGCTTGGGGTTAATTATGCGTTGCTGCTGGCGGTGGCGGTTGGCCTGTCGGTACTGATTCCATACATTGGCGCGGCGGTGGTGACGATCCCGGTGGCGGCCATTGGCCTGTTTCAGTGGGGCTGGAGCAGCGAGTTCTTCTGGCTGATGTTTGCTTACGGCATGATTCAGCTGCTCGACGGCAACGTACTGGTGCCTATTCTTTTTTCAGAAGCGGTGAATCTGCACCCGGTGGCCATCATTCTGGCGGTGCTGGTGTTCGGCGGGATCTGGGGGTTCTGGGGGGTGTTTTTTGCGATCCCGCTGGCAACCCTGGCCAAGGCGATCCTGAATGCCTGGCCCACCTCGGAACATCAGGCTGCCTGGCAGGCCCGTGAGGTGGAGGATCTGCCGCAGGAAACCGCGGAATAA
- a CDS encoding phosphoribosylaminoimidazolesuccinocarboxamide synthase — MSHADTVLAVNNDLPIRTDKPVHSGKVRSVYWLTEADSRRLIQEKGYPVALDAPLAVMVISDRISAFDCIWHGEGGLRGVPGKGAALNAIANHWFKRFKEQGLADSHILDIPHPAVWIVQKARPVMIEAIARQYITGSMWRAYSKGEREFCGIQLPDGLSKDQKLPELLITPSTKGILKGVPGVPEADDVNITRQNIEGNFAAFNFRCAEDIDRYEQLLKEGFDVISAELAQLDQVFVDTKFEFGYVTDAQGKQKLIYMDEVGTPDSSRIWDGERYRNGEIVENSKEGFRQALLNHFPDPDILLNKDRMDEREALARDNALPEAMLMQVSATYVGIAEKIIGEKLTLSDNPKAEIVQVLRDDYGLID; from the coding sequence ATGAGCCATGCCGATACCGTACTGGCAGTCAATAACGACCTGCCAATTCGCACTGACAAGCCCGTCCACAGCGGTAAAGTCCGTTCCGTCTACTGGTTGACCGAAGCGGACAGTCGTCGCCTGATCCAGGAAAAAGGCTACCCGGTGGCACTTGATGCGCCATTGGCGGTGATGGTGATCTCCGACCGGATTTCCGCGTTTGATTGTATCTGGCATGGGGAAGGCGGCCTGCGCGGTGTGCCGGGAAAAGGTGCGGCGCTTAACGCCATCGCCAATCACTGGTTCAAACGATTCAAGGAACAGGGGCTGGCGGATAGCCACATCCTGGATATCCCCCATCCGGCGGTGTGGATTGTGCAGAAGGCGCGCCCGGTCATGATCGAGGCGATTGCCAGACAGTACATTACCGGTTCCATGTGGCGAGCCTACAGCAAGGGCGAGCGCGAATTTTGCGGTATCCAACTCCCGGATGGACTGAGCAAAGACCAGAAACTTCCCGAGCTGCTGATCACCCCGTCTACCAAGGGTATTCTCAAGGGCGTTCCCGGCGTCCCCGAAGCCGACGATGTGAACATCACCCGCCAGAATATCGAAGGCAATTTTGCCGCGTTCAACTTCCGCTGTGCAGAAGACATTGACCGCTACGAGCAGTTGCTGAAAGAAGGCTTCGATGTGATTTCTGCGGAACTGGCCCAGCTGGATCAGGTATTTGTCGACACCAAATTTGAATTTGGCTACGTAACGGATGCGCAGGGCAAGCAAAAACTGATTTACATGGACGAAGTGGGTACGCCTGACTCATCGCGTATTTGGGATGGTGAGCGTTACCGCAACGGCGAAATTGTGGAAAACTCCAAGGAGGGCTTCCGCCAGGCGCTGCTGAACCATTTTCCAGACCCGGATATCCTGCTAAACAAGGACCGTATGGATGAGCGCGAGGCCCTGGCCCGCGACAACGCGCTGCCGGAGGCCATGCTGATGCAGGTGTCGGCCACCTACGTGGGTATCGCGGAAAAGATTATTGGCGAGAAGCTGACCCTGTCGGACAACCCCAAGGCGGAAATTGTCCAGGTACTGCGGGATGACTATGGTCTGATCGACTGA
- a CDS encoding aminotransferase class I/II-fold pyridoxal phosphate-dependent enzyme, which translates to MRIETAQREQLQQWEAELEQQYQRICQHNLSLDITRGKPAADQLSLADGLDGILNGDYRAPDGTDTRNYGGLEGIAAARELGADILQVPFEEVLAGGNSSLTLMYHAVLTGYLFGFAGNQPWKEMRAPKFLCPVPGYDRHFAICEQLGIAMDTVPMTATGPDMDVLEQKIREDDQIIGLWCVPKFSNPTGVTYDADTVDRLAQLGKFANPGFRIFWDNAYAIHDLDHQVALPNIREATLGNETADSVLQFASTSKVTHAGSGVAFVSASPDNLASLKQQMSAMTIGPDKVNQLRHARLFPELSQLKEHMHKHAEILRPKFACVLDHLDKNFADSDLGEWETPKGGYFVSFNTRPGVASEVIRLSAEAGVKLTPAGATFPYGKDPENTNIRIAPSFPPLEELDTAMSVFVLCVKLASVRKALQAA; encoded by the coding sequence GTGCGTATCGAGACCGCCCAACGCGAACAACTGCAACAGTGGGAAGCAGAGCTGGAGCAGCAGTACCAGCGCATTTGCCAGCATAACCTGAGCCTGGATATTACCCGAGGTAAACCGGCCGCAGATCAGCTGAGCCTTGCTGACGGTCTCGACGGGATTCTCAATGGCGACTACCGCGCGCCGGATGGTACTGACACCCGCAACTATGGCGGTCTGGAAGGTATCGCCGCGGCACGTGAGCTGGGCGCCGACATTTTGCAGGTGCCGTTTGAGGAAGTGCTCGCCGGCGGCAACAGCTCTCTGACGCTGATGTATCACGCGGTGCTCACCGGCTACCTGTTCGGCTTTGCCGGCAATCAGCCCTGGAAGGAGATGCGTGCGCCCAAGTTCCTGTGCCCGGTGCCGGGCTACGACCGCCATTTCGCCATTTGCGAACAACTGGGGATTGCCATGGACACGGTGCCCATGACCGCCACCGGCCCGGACATGGATGTGCTCGAGCAAAAAATCCGCGAAGACGATCAGATCATCGGCCTCTGGTGTGTGCCGAAATTCTCCAACCCCACCGGCGTCACCTACGATGCAGATACCGTGGATCGCCTCGCGCAGCTGGGCAAGTTTGCCAACCCGGGTTTTCGTATTTTCTGGGACAACGCCTATGCGATTCACGATCTGGATCACCAGGTAGCCCTGCCGAATATTCGTGAGGCCACCCTTGGCAATGAAACGGCGGATTCCGTATTGCAGTTTGCCTCCACCTCCAAGGTGACGCATGCCGGTTCTGGTGTGGCTTTCGTCAGTGCCAGCCCCGATAACCTGGCGTCGCTGAAACAGCAAATGTCGGCGATGACCATCGGCCCGGACAAGGTGAACCAGTTGCGCCACGCCCGGCTGTTCCCGGAACTGAGCCAGCTGAAAGAACACATGCACAAGCACGCGGAAATCCTGCGCCCGAAGTTTGCCTGTGTGCTGGATCACCTGGACAAGAACTTTGCCGACTCTGACCTGGGCGAGTGGGAGACACCGAAGGGCGGTTACTTTGTGTCGTTCAACACACGCCCGGGGGTTGCCTCTGAAGTAATTCGCCTGTCCGCGGAAGCGGGGGTAAAGCTCACCCCTGCCGGCGCCACCTTCCCCTACGGTAAAGATCCGGAAAACACCAACATCCGTATCGCCCCCAGCTTCCCGCCACTGGAGGAGCTGGATACCGCGATGTCGGTGTTTGTGCTGTGTGTGAAACTGGCCAGCGTGCGCAAGGCGCTGCAAGCGGCCTGA